In one Pseudomonas sp. SCA2728.1_7 genomic region, the following are encoded:
- a CDS encoding putative 2-aminoethylphosphonate ABC transporter permease subunit: protein MNSNLALPLPHKQVRQSSKAEIGDRIFVVGGKVLLLLLLGVAVLLPLLAIFWRGFSSEAGQGGGWVAAKELVTSENFHWLLGNSLKVSLSVAAIVVPLAYLFAYALQRTLIPAKGIWRGISLLPLMAPSMLPGIALVYLFGNQGMLRGLLSDNIYGFWGIVLGEVIYTFPHALMILLSALSLADARLFDAASSMGASPAKAFRSITWPATRQAVFAAFCLVFTLTITDFGVPVVVGGDYQVLALEAYKAVVGQQQFGRGALIGMVLLLPALFSFGVDAWLRRRHGDSMSGRAQVFKPAPSTLRDGCYLAIVLLISAALILVFGMAVFSSLVKFWPYNLSLSLNHYQFNETAGGGWLAYSNSLKMALGTALIGSVLIFTGAYLMEKTRDQRGLNLALRMLSFVPMAVPGLVLGLGYVFFFNLTGNPLHVLYGTMTLLIVCTIAHYLTTAQMTATTALRQLDAEFEAAALSLKAPLYRHYLRVTVPICLPALLDIVRYLFVSAMTTVSAAIFLYSPDTILAAVAVLNMDDAGNVGGAAAMSTLILFTSAGVSLLLAWASRGLLRRSQAWRQTAPGH, encoded by the coding sequence ATGAACAGCAACCTCGCGCTGCCGCTACCGCACAAGCAGGTGCGACAGTCTTCGAAAGCCGAGATCGGCGACCGCATTTTTGTCGTTGGCGGCAAAGTCCTCTTGCTGCTGTTGCTCGGCGTCGCGGTGTTGCTGCCGTTGTTGGCGATCTTCTGGCGCGGTTTCAGCAGTGAGGCCGGGCAGGGCGGTGGCTGGGTCGCGGCGAAGGAACTGGTGACCAGCGAGAATTTCCACTGGCTGCTCGGCAACAGCCTGAAAGTTTCCCTCAGCGTCGCGGCCATCGTCGTACCGCTGGCCTACCTGTTTGCCTACGCGCTGCAACGCACGCTGATTCCGGCGAAAGGCATCTGGCGCGGAATTTCTCTGTTGCCGCTGATGGCGCCGTCGATGCTGCCGGGGATTGCGTTGGTCTATCTGTTCGGCAATCAGGGCATGTTGCGCGGGCTGCTCTCGGACAACATCTACGGGTTCTGGGGGATTGTGCTGGGCGAGGTGATCTACACCTTCCCGCATGCGCTGATGATTTTGCTCTCGGCGTTGTCGCTGGCTGATGCGCGATTGTTCGACGCTGCGTCGAGCATGGGCGCGAGTCCGGCCAAGGCGTTTCGCAGCATCACCTGGCCGGCGACGCGTCAGGCTGTGTTCGCCGCGTTCTGTCTGGTGTTCACCCTGACCATCACCGATTTCGGTGTGCCAGTGGTGGTTGGTGGCGACTACCAAGTGCTGGCGCTGGAGGCCTACAAAGCCGTGGTCGGTCAGCAACAATTCGGTCGCGGCGCGTTGATCGGCATGGTGCTGTTGCTGCCGGCGCTGTTCAGCTTCGGCGTCGATGCCTGGCTGCGTCGGCGTCACGGCGACTCCATGAGCGGGCGTGCTCAAGTGTTCAAACCGGCGCCGTCGACACTGCGCGATGGCTGCTATCTGGCGATTGTCTTGTTGATCAGCGCGGCGTTGATTCTGGTGTTCGGCATGGCGGTGTTCTCGTCGCTGGTGAAGTTCTGGCCGTACAACCTGTCGCTGTCGCTCAATCACTATCAGTTCAACGAAACCGCCGGCGGTGGCTGGCTGGCCTACAGCAACAGTTTGAAAATGGCCTTGGGCACGGCGCTGATCGGCAGTGTGCTGATTTTCACCGGCGCTTATCTCATGGAGAAAACCCGCGATCAGCGCGGCCTCAACCTGGCGTTGCGCATGCTCAGTTTTGTGCCGATGGCGGTGCCGGGGCTGGTGCTTGGTCTGGGTTACGTCTTCTTCTTCAACCTCACGGGTAACCCGCTGCATGTGCTCTACGGAACGATGACGCTGTTGATCGTCTGCACCATCGCGCACTACCTGACCACCGCACAAATGACCGCGACCACCGCGTTGCGCCAGCTCGACGCCGAGTTCGAAGCCGCCGCGCTGTCGCTCAAAGCGCCGCTGTACCGGCATTACCTGCGCGTCACCGTGCCGATCTGCCTGCCGGCGCTGCTCGACATCGTGCGCTACCTGTTTGTCTCGGCGATGACCACGGTGTCGGCGGCGATCTTCCTCTACAGCCCCGACACCATCCTTGCGGCGGTCGCGGTGCTGAACATGGATGACGCCGGCAACGTCGGCGGCGCGGCGGCGATGTCGACCCTGATTCTGTTCACTTCGGCGGGCGTGTCCTTGCTGCTGGCGTGGGCTTCGCGCGGCTTGCTGCGCCGTTCTCAAGCCTGGCGGCAAACCGCGCCCGGTCACTGA
- a CDS encoding putative 2-aminoethylphosphonate ABC transporter ATP-binding protein, whose amino-acid sequence MNPAIATALTNPGAPMKVRGVQKRFGAFTALDNVSLDVAAGELVCLLGPSGCGKTTLLRCIAGLEKQDSGELYLGDRDVSHLAPQARDYGILFQSYALFPNLTVEANIAYGLAGSGRDEVRHRVGQMLELVGLTGSEKKYPGQLSGGQQQRVALARALAPAPSLLLLDEPMSALDARVREHLCTELRQLQRNLGITTLMVTHNQDEAMLMADRIAVMNNGRVEQYATPQEIYNRPATPFVAEFVGQGNWLPFQRSSDTHAQVGGMNLRLSDGSIQRASGRLFCRPEAINVNPPVHEENLFPAKVREITFLGNRCRMSFELDQLPGHALLAELAPEAMPRLGAQQIMVALPPRSLQVFA is encoded by the coding sequence ATGAATCCTGCCATCGCAACTGCCCTGACCAACCCCGGTGCGCCGATGAAAGTGCGCGGCGTGCAGAAACGCTTCGGCGCGTTCACCGCACTGGATAACGTTTCTCTCGACGTCGCCGCTGGTGAACTGGTGTGCCTGCTCGGCCCCTCGGGCTGCGGCAAGACCACGTTGCTGCGTTGCATCGCCGGTCTGGAGAAGCAGGACAGCGGCGAGCTGTACCTCGGCGATCGCGATGTCTCACACCTCGCCCCGCAAGCCCGCGACTACGGCATTCTGTTCCAGTCTTACGCGCTGTTCCCCAATCTGACGGTCGAAGCGAACATTGCCTACGGCCTCGCCGGCAGCGGCCGCGACGAAGTGCGCCACCGTGTCGGACAGATGCTGGAACTGGTCGGCCTCACCGGCAGCGAGAAAAAGTACCCGGGCCAATTGTCCGGCGGCCAGCAACAGCGTGTCGCGCTGGCCCGTGCTTTGGCGCCGGCACCATCGCTGTTGTTGCTCGACGAACCGATGTCGGCCCTCGACGCCCGCGTCCGCGAGCATCTGTGCACCGAGCTGCGCCAACTGCAACGCAACCTCGGCATCACCACGCTGATGGTCACGCACAATCAGGACGAAGCCATGTTGATGGCCGACCGCATCGCGGTGATGAACAACGGCCGCGTCGAGCAGTACGCCACGCCGCAGGAAATCTACAACCGCCCGGCCACACCGTTCGTGGCCGAGTTTGTCGGTCAGGGCAACTGGTTGCCGTTCCAACGCAGCAGCGACACTCACGCGCAGGTCGGCGGGATGAACCTGCGCCTCAGCGATGGCAGCATTCAGCGCGCCTCGGGCCGTTTGTTTTGCCGCCCGGAAGCGATCAACGTCAATCCACCGGTGCACGAAGAAAACCTGTTCCCGGCCAAAGTCCGCGAGATCACCTTTCTCGGCAATCGCTGCCGCATGAGTTTCGAACTCGATCAACTGCCGGGCCACGCACTGCTCGCTGAACTCGCCCCGGAAGCCATGCCGCGCCTCGGCGCCCAGCAGATCATGGTCGCCTTGCCGCCGCGCAGCCTGCAGGTGTTTGCCTGA
- a CDS encoding phosphonate degradation HD-domain oxygenase, translated as MTGHEQVVARVFGLYERFGTSDYIGEPVSQIEHMSQAAELAIAEGFDDEVVLAAFFHDIGHLCAEGAENMGGFGVVSHERLGADYLREAGFSERMARLVEYHVQAKRYLTLREPGYFDRLSEASRRTLGYQGGVMSEAEANVFERDPLCAVSLRMRQWDELAKERAVPVMDLAVLKRKAEVLLLAE; from the coding sequence ATGACGGGTCACGAGCAAGTCGTCGCACGGGTATTCGGACTGTACGAGCGCTTTGGCACCAGCGATTACATCGGCGAGCCGGTGTCGCAGATCGAGCACATGTCCCAGGCTGCTGAACTGGCTATCGCCGAGGGCTTTGATGATGAAGTGGTGCTGGCGGCGTTCTTTCATGACATCGGTCATCTGTGTGCCGAGGGCGCTGAGAACATGGGCGGCTTTGGCGTGGTCAGTCATGAACGGCTGGGTGCGGACTATTTGCGTGAGGCCGGTTTCAGCGAACGTATGGCGAGGCTGGTGGAATATCACGTGCAGGCCAAGCGGTATCTGACGTTGCGTGAGCCGGGGTATTTTGATCGGCTGAGTGAGGCGAGTCGGCGGACGCTGGGGTATCAGGGTGGGGTGATGAGCGAGGCGGAGGCGAATGTGTTTGAGCGCGATCCGTTGTGTGCGGTCAGCTTGCGGATGCGGCAGTGGGATGAGTTGGCCAAGGAGAGGGCGGTGCCGGTGATGGATCTGGCGGTGCTCAAGCGCAAGGCTGAGGTTTTGTTGTTGGCTGAGTGA
- a CDS encoding GTPase/DUF3482 domain-containing protein translates to MTDARKAPLKLAVVGHTNVGKTSLLRTLTRDVGFGEVSHRPSTTRHVEGARLSVDGEPLLDLYDTPGLEDAIALLDFLERLERPGERLDGPARLARFLDGSEARQRFEQEAKVLRQLLASDAGLYVIDAREPVLAKYRDELEVLASCGKPLLPVLNFVSSANHREPDWREALARLGLHALVRFDSVAPPEDGERRLYESLALLLENARPQLERLIADQQAQRLARQQSAARLIAELLIDCAACRRSVVSEAAQEQQAISELRKAVRQREQKCVEALLKLYAFRPQDAAASDLPLLDGRWGDDLFNPETLKQLGVRVGGGIAAGAAAGAGVDLLVGGITLGAAALAGAIAGGALQTARSYGSRLLGKIKGQRELTVDDGVLRLLALRQRQLVLALDQRGHAAMDAVQVATPQDKTWREGKLPEALNKARAHPQWSSLNPHAKLNQGERQEQIEALVDRVLEL, encoded by the coding sequence ATGACTGATGCCAGGAAAGCGCCGCTGAAACTCGCGGTGGTCGGCCACACCAACGTCGGCAAGACCTCACTGCTGCGCACGCTGACCCGCGACGTGGGTTTTGGCGAAGTGTCCCATCGCCCGAGCACTACCCGGCATGTCGAGGGCGCGCGGTTGTCGGTGGACGGCGAACCGTTGCTCGACCTCTACGACACGCCCGGCCTGGAAGACGCCATCGCCCTGCTGGATTTTCTCGAACGCCTGGAACGCCCCGGTGAACGCCTCGACGGCCCGGCGCGACTAGCGCGGTTTCTCGACGGCAGCGAGGCGCGCCAGCGCTTTGAGCAGGAAGCCAAAGTGCTGCGACAACTGCTCGCCTCGGACGCCGGTTTGTATGTGATCGATGCGCGCGAACCGGTGCTGGCCAAGTACCGCGATGAGCTCGAAGTGTTGGCCAGTTGCGGCAAACCGCTGCTGCCGGTGCTGAATTTCGTCAGCAGTGCCAATCATCGTGAGCCGGATTGGCGCGAGGCACTGGCACGGCTCGGGCTGCATGCGCTGGTGCGTTTCGACAGCGTCGCGCCGCCCGAGGATGGCGAGCGCCGGCTGTATGAAAGCCTTGCGCTACTGCTGGAAAATGCTCGTCCGCAATTGGAACGATTGATTGCTGATCAACAGGCCCAGCGCCTCGCCCGCCAGCAAAGTGCGGCGCGGTTGATTGCTGAATTGCTGATCGACTGCGCGGCTTGTCGGCGCAGTGTGGTCAGCGAAGCTGCGCAGGAACAGCAAGCGATCAGTGAACTGCGCAAGGCTGTGCGCCAGCGTGAGCAGAAGTGTGTTGAGGCGCTGCTCAAGCTGTATGCGTTTCGCCCGCAGGATGCGGCGGCGAGTGATTTGCCATTGCTCGATGGGCGTTGGGGTGATGACCTGTTCAACCCGGAAACCCTCAAGCAACTCGGTGTGCGCGTGGGCGGCGGTATTGCTGCCGGTGCGGCGGCGGGGGCTGGTGTGGATCTGCTGGTTGGCGGGATTACCCTCGGCGCGGCGGCATTGGCGGGGGCGATTGCCGGGGGGGCGCTGCAGACGGCGCGCAGTTATGGCAGTCGCTTGCTGGGCAAGATCAAAGGGCAGCGCGAGTTGACGGTGGATGACGGAGTGCTGCGGCTGTTGGCGTTGCGTCAGCGGCAGTTGGTGTTGGCGCTGGATCAGCGCGGGCATGCGGCGATGGATGCGGTTCAGGTGGCCACGCCCCAAGACAAGACCTGGCGTGAGGGCAAGTTGCCGGAAGCGCTGAACAAGGCGCGGGCGCATCCGCAGTGGTCGTCGTTGAATCCCCATGCAAAGTTGAATCAGGGGGAAAGGCAGGAGCAGATTGAGGCGTTGGTTGATCGGGTGCTTGAGCTTTAG
- a CDS encoding TIGR03364 family FAD-dependent oxidoreductase, translating into MTQHQDLLIVGAGILGLSHAYAAAKRGLKVAVFERTATPLGASVRNFGQALVTGQPPGPMLELAKASREIWGDWAQLAGLQIKRNGSYLFARTEAEEHLLETFCNGRAVEHGYNIQLLRGAALRDLYNGQFSHHRAALHGIDDQQLYSREAIPALIDYLRRDLGVEFHFSTLVRDVEPGRLHSTVGSFTAKQIIVCSGHDYQTLLAEPIAALDPQICRLQMLRAKPATELNLQHALLTGLSCVHYGAFADLPEAAAVQAQIIREQPHLHDNGIHLLISPTPYGELIIGDSHHYGSDPSPFNAEQVDNWMLELAEQTLGCKVQVVERWQGVYGSRGPGPFSFLRPAPGLSVALMHTGVGMSVGPAMAERNIAQLLEDI; encoded by the coding sequence ATGACACAACACCAAGACCTGCTCATCGTCGGCGCTGGCATCCTCGGCCTGTCCCACGCCTACGCCGCTGCCAAACGCGGCCTCAAGGTCGCCGTCTTCGAACGCACCGCCACGCCGCTGGGCGCCTCGGTGCGCAACTTCGGCCAGGCCCTGGTCACCGGCCAACCGCCGGGCCCAATGCTCGAACTGGCCAAGGCCAGCCGCGAAATATGGGGCGACTGGGCGCAACTCGCCGGGCTGCAAATCAAACGCAACGGCTCCTACTTGTTTGCCCGCACCGAAGCCGAAGAACACCTGCTCGAGACCTTCTGCAACGGTCGCGCCGTGGAACACGGTTACAATATTCAATTGCTGCGCGGCGCCGCGCTGCGCGACCTCTACAACGGCCAGTTCAGTCACCACCGCGCCGCCCTCCACGGTATCGACGATCAACAGCTGTACTCGCGTGAAGCAATCCCAGCGCTGATCGATTACCTGCGCCGCGACCTCGGCGTCGAGTTCCACTTCTCGACGCTGGTGCGCGACGTCGAACCCGGACGTCTGCACAGCACCGTCGGCAGCTTCACGGCGAAGCAGATCATCGTCTGCTCCGGCCACGATTATCAGACCTTGCTCGCCGAGCCGATCGCCGCCCTCGATCCGCAAATCTGCCGCCTGCAAATGCTCCGCGCCAAACCTGCGACCGAGCTGAATCTGCAACACGCCTTGCTCACCGGCCTGAGCTGCGTGCACTACGGCGCCTTCGCCGATCTGCCGGAAGCGGCGGCGGTGCAGGCGCAAATCATCCGTGAGCAACCGCACCTGCACGACAACGGTATCCACCTGCTGATCAGCCCCACGCCGTACGGCGAATTGATCATCGGCGACTCGCACCATTACGGCAGCGACCCTTCACCGTTCAACGCTGAGCAAGTGGATAACTGGATGCTCGAACTGGCCGAGCAGACGCTGGGCTGCAAGGTGCAAGTGGTCGAGCGCTGGCAGGGCGTCTATGGTTCCCGGGGGCCGGGGCCGTTTTCGTTCTTGCGCCCGGCACCCGGGTTGAGTGTGGCGCTGATGCACACCGGCGTCGGCATGAGCGTCGGCCCGGCCATGGCCGAGCGCAACATTGCGCAGTTGCTGGAGGACATTTGA
- a CDS encoding LysR family transcriptional regulator, whose translation MLSAELKAFYMVARLGSITLAAKKLGLSQPTVTTQIRNLESQYSVELFYRGGRRLSVSDEGARLLPMVKTLLQQEADIEFFLRNSGQVQGTLRIAATAPYYILDLVKTFRERLPQVEVSVEIGNSQQVLEALEDYRVDIAASSQLLDDARLIRRVLGTDPLVLAVHRNHPLAAQEHVALSALAGHTLLMRESGSTTRRLTEELLANAGVSFGPLLEIGSRESIREAVLRNIGISIIARQEVPHDPQLRVLTIENAPQIPEYLYCLKERKGARLPAAFLGLAQEMSPA comes from the coding sequence GTGCTGAGTGCCGAGCTGAAAGCGTTTTACATGGTCGCCCGCCTGGGCAGCATCACGCTGGCGGCGAAAAAACTCGGCCTCAGCCAACCGACCGTGACCACGCAGATCCGCAATCTGGAAAGTCAGTATTCGGTGGAGCTGTTTTATCGCGGCGGTCGACGCCTCAGTGTCAGCGACGAAGGCGCGCGGCTGCTGCCGATGGTCAAGACCCTGTTGCAGCAGGAAGCCGACATTGAGTTTTTCCTGCGCAACAGCGGTCAGGTGCAGGGCACATTGCGCATCGCAGCGACCGCGCCGTATTACATCCTCGATCTGGTGAAAACCTTTCGCGAGCGTCTGCCGCAAGTGGAAGTGTCGGTGGAAATCGGCAACTCGCAGCAGGTGCTCGAAGCGCTGGAAGATTACCGGGTGGACATCGCCGCGTCGTCGCAATTACTCGATGACGCGCGATTGATCCGCCGGGTGCTCGGCACTGATCCGCTGGTGCTGGCGGTGCATCGCAATCATCCGTTGGCGGCGCAGGAGCATGTCGCTTTGAGCGCGCTGGCCGGGCATACGTTGTTGATGCGCGAGTCGGGTTCGACCACGCGGCGGTTGACTGAAGAGTTGCTGGCCAATGCTGGGGTGAGTTTCGGGCCGTTGCTGGAGATTGGCAGTCGTGAGTCGATTCGTGAGGCGGTGTTGCGCAATATTGGCATCAGCATCATTGCGCGGCAGGAAGTGCCGCATGATCCGCAGTTGCGCGTGCTGACGATCGAGAATGCGCCGCAGATTCCGGAGTATCTGTATTGCCTGAAAGAGCGCAAAGGCGCGCGGTTGCCGGCGGCGTTTCTCGGTTTGGCCCAGGAAATGTCCCCGGCCTGA
- a CDS encoding dihydrofolate reductase: MTKSLPLSLIAALGENRVIGVDNSMPWHLPGDFKYFKATTLGKPIIMGRKTWDSLGRPLPGRLNIVVSRQAGLVLEGAEVYPSLEAAVVRAEEWAKAQGVDELMLIGGAQLYAQGLAQADRLYLTRVALSPEGDAWFPEFDLEQWKLVSNVPNPAEGDKPAYNFEIWEKA, encoded by the coding sequence ATGACTAAATCACTCCCCCTCAGCCTGATCGCAGCCCTCGGTGAAAACCGCGTGATCGGCGTCGACAACAGCATGCCCTGGCACCTGCCGGGGGACTTCAAATACTTCAAGGCCACGACCTTGGGCAAGCCTATCATCATGGGTCGCAAGACCTGGGATTCGCTCGGTCGGCCATTGCCGGGGCGCTTGAACATTGTGGTCAGTCGTCAGGCCGGTCTGGTGCTCGAAGGTGCCGAGGTGTATCCGTCGCTGGAAGCTGCCGTGGTTCGCGCCGAAGAGTGGGCGAAAGCCCAAGGCGTCGATGAGCTGATGCTGATTGGCGGTGCGCAGTTGTATGCGCAAGGGCTGGCGCAGGCGGATCGTCTGTATCTGACGCGCGTGGCGTTGAGCCCGGAAGGGGATGCGTGGTTTCCGGAGTTTGATTTGGAGCAGTGGAAGCTGGTGTCGAATGTGCCGAATCCGGCTGAGGGCGACAAACCCGCGTACAACTTTGAGATTTGGGAAAAAGCCTAA
- a CDS encoding putative 2-aminoethylphosphonate ABC transporter substrate-binding protein: MFKPMALAAAVLATFSLNAFAAKTELTVYTALEAEQLKSYKEAFEKANPDVEIKWVRDSTGIITAKLLAEKARPQADAVWGLAASSLAILDQQGMLQSYAPKDLGKIGANYRDAANPPAWVGMDVWAATICFNTVEAEKQGLSKPVSWQDLTKPEYKGKIVMPNPASSGTGFLDVSAWLQTFGEKQGWAYMDGLHQNIGQYVHSGSKPCKLAAAGEFPIGISFEYPAVQLKRQGAPLDIILPKEGLGWEIEATAVIKGTPHEEAAKKLADFSASAEAMDLYKENFAVLAQPGIAKPQTELPADYEQRLIKNDFAWASKNRDEILTEWRKRYDGKSEKVAAK; encoded by the coding sequence ATGTTCAAGCCTATGGCCCTGGCCGCTGCTGTGCTCGCTACTTTCAGCCTGAATGCCTTTGCGGCAAAAACCGAGTTGACGGTGTACACCGCCCTCGAAGCCGAGCAACTGAAGTCCTACAAAGAAGCCTTCGAAAAGGCCAACCCGGACGTCGAGATCAAATGGGTGCGTGATTCCACCGGGATCATCACCGCCAAACTGCTCGCCGAAAAGGCCCGTCCGCAGGCTGACGCGGTGTGGGGTCTGGCGGCTTCGAGCCTGGCGATCCTCGATCAGCAAGGCATGCTGCAAAGCTACGCGCCGAAGGACCTCGGCAAGATTGGCGCGAACTACCGCGACGCCGCCAACCCGCCAGCCTGGGTCGGCATGGATGTGTGGGCCGCGACCATTTGCTTCAACACCGTCGAAGCCGAGAAGCAGGGTTTGAGCAAACCGGTGAGCTGGCAGGATCTGACCAAGCCTGAGTACAAGGGCAAGATCGTCATGCCGAATCCGGCGTCGTCCGGCACCGGTTTCCTCGACGTCAGCGCCTGGCTGCAAACCTTTGGCGAGAAGCAGGGCTGGGCCTACATGGACGGTCTGCACCAGAACATCGGCCAGTACGTTCACTCCGGTTCCAAGCCTTGCAAGTTAGCAGCGGCGGGCGAGTTCCCGATCGGGATTTCCTTTGAATACCCGGCGGTACAGCTGAAGCGTCAGGGCGCGCCGCTGGACATCATCTTGCCGAAGGAAGGCCTGGGCTGGGAGATCGAAGCGACTGCCGTGATCAAAGGCACGCCGCATGAAGAGGCGGCGAAGAAACTGGCTGACTTCTCTGCCAGCGCTGAGGCGATGGATTTGTACAAGGAGAACTTCGCTGTTCTTGCGCAGCCGGGGATCGCCAAGCCGCAGACCGAATTGCCGGCGGATTACGAGCAGCGTTTGATCAAGAACGACTTCGCCTGGGCCTCGAAGAATCGCGACGAGATCCTGACCGAGTGGCGCAAGCGTTATGACGGCAAGTCCGAGAAAGTGGCTGCCAAGTAA
- a CDS encoding DUF2868 domain-containing protein, with product MTELTPLQNLWLTETVRLREEHAGPLEDLEANRLARTAGGDLPSRIQRRALWLAERDGLTAALKHWLQGARLALLLMVVLACVTGAGMAFSALGDGTRAVNIFWALGTLLGVNLILLLSWAFGLLFAGEHAAALGRLWLWLSEKFARDAKAAQLPPALLVLLQRHKLNRWAIGSLVNGLWLLIMFSALSMLILMMATRQYDFIWESTLLGADFFAALTDALTVVPHALGWSAPSVDMIRVTLDTDYNRVLVRQMWAIWLVGAVLIYGVLPRLLLMLFCRWRWKHGRDRLRLELNLPGYAQLRERLMPTSERLGVNDPEPAQLHRVESGVGELVSEGALLVAIELDEQRPWPPALPKTVSNAGILDSRESRHKLLEQLSRFPPARLAIACDPRRSPDRGSLALIAELARSAGETRVWLLQAPPGEALDAERLGDWHVALQQLDLKFADCAPLNWLETGHD from the coding sequence GTGACTGAACTGACTCCACTGCAAAACCTCTGGCTGACCGAGACCGTGCGCCTGCGCGAAGAACACGCAGGCCCCCTGGAAGATCTGGAAGCCAACCGACTGGCGCGCACGGCCGGCGGCGATCTGCCGAGCCGCATTCAGCGCCGGGCGTTATGGCTGGCCGAACGTGACGGACTGACGGCTGCCCTCAAACACTGGCTGCAAGGCGCGCGTCTGGCACTGCTATTGATGGTGGTGCTGGCCTGCGTCACTGGCGCAGGCATGGCATTTTCTGCGCTGGGCGACGGTACGCGAGCGGTGAACATTTTCTGGGCGCTGGGCACTTTGCTCGGGGTCAATCTGATCCTGTTGCTGAGCTGGGCATTCGGCCTGCTATTCGCTGGCGAACACGCGGCAGCGCTTGGCAGGTTGTGGCTGTGGCTCAGCGAGAAATTTGCCCGGGACGCCAAAGCCGCGCAATTACCCCCCGCATTACTGGTCCTGCTGCAACGCCACAAACTCAATCGCTGGGCGATTGGCTCACTGGTCAATGGCCTGTGGCTGCTGATCATGTTCAGCGCGCTGAGCATGCTGATATTGATGATGGCCACTCGGCAATATGACTTCATCTGGGAAAGCACGCTGCTGGGCGCTGACTTCTTCGCGGCACTGACTGATGCGTTGACGGTCGTTCCCCATGCGCTGGGCTGGAGTGCGCCGAGCGTGGACATGATCCGCGTGACACTGGATACCGATTACAACCGCGTTCTGGTTCGCCAGATGTGGGCGATATGGCTGGTCGGCGCGGTGCTGATCTACGGCGTGCTACCCCGCCTGCTGCTGATGCTGTTCTGCCGTTGGCGCTGGAAGCATGGACGTGATCGATTGCGTCTGGAGCTGAACCTGCCCGGCTACGCGCAACTGCGCGAACGCTTGATGCCGACCAGCGAACGCCTTGGCGTCAACGATCCTGAGCCGGCGCAACTGCACCGTGTCGAAAGCGGCGTTGGCGAACTGGTTAGCGAAGGCGCGTTGTTGGTCGCGATTGAACTCGATGAGCAGCGCCCATGGCCGCCCGCGCTGCCGAAAACCGTCAGCAACGCCGGCATCCTCGACAGCCGCGAATCGCGGCACAAACTCCTCGAACAACTCAGCCGTTTTCCACCGGCACGTCTGGCCATTGCCTGCGACCCGCGACGCTCGCCGGATCGCGGCAGCCTCGCCTTGATCGCCGAACTGGCGCGCAGCGCTGGCGAAACCCGCGTGTGGTTGCTGCAAGCGCCGCCCGGCGAAGCGCTGGATGCCGAGCGTCTCGGCGACTGGCACGTGGCGCTGCAACAGCTTGATCTGAAGTTTGCCGATTGCGCGCCGTTGAACTGGTTGGAGACGGGTCATGACTGA